A stretch of Fundicoccus culcitae DNA encodes these proteins:
- a CDS encoding M24 family metallopeptidase, with protein sequence MNKRIEKLRNVFEENNIDAMLVTNSKNLRYLARFTGSAGAALITKNEAFFITDFRYRTQATNQAVGFKIVIHKEGIFKEVQQLLEQHSINRIGIEAQDMIVSSYLDIQKLFKASIVPTQGVIEKIREIKEEDELAIIKEACKITDESFDHILTFIKPGMTEIAVANELERFLKDKGASAMSFDTIIASGVRSAMPHGVASDKVIEEGDIITLDYGCYYKGYSSDMTRTIAVGSIDPKLEEIYHIVLEAHERVNQGAKAGMTGKEVDALARDYITEKGYGDYFGHSTGHGLGLDVHELPAVSFKNENPLQENMVITNEPGIYIEGLGGVRIENDLIVHADSVEQLNHSPKHLIII encoded by the coding sequence TTGAATAAGCGAATTGAAAAGTTAAGAAATGTCTTTGAAGAAAATAATATCGATGCGATGCTAGTAACGAATTCGAAAAATTTACGCTATTTAGCTAGATTTACCGGGAGTGCCGGCGCTGCTTTAATTACAAAAAATGAGGCTTTTTTTATTACGGATTTCCGTTATCGAACACAAGCCACTAATCAAGCGGTTGGCTTTAAGATTGTGATTCATAAAGAGGGTATCTTTAAAGAGGTTCAGCAATTATTGGAGCAACATTCAATTAATCGAATTGGGATTGAAGCGCAAGATATGATTGTTTCAAGTTACTTAGATATACAAAAATTATTTAAGGCTTCAATTGTTCCAACGCAAGGTGTTATTGAAAAGATTCGTGAAATCAAAGAAGAAGATGAGTTAGCCATTATTAAAGAAGCGTGTAAAATAACCGATGAATCATTTGATCATATTTTAACGTTTATTAAACCAGGCATGACCGAGATTGCGGTTGCCAATGAGCTAGAACGTTTTTTGAAGGATAAAGGTGCCTCTGCCATGTCATTTGATACGATTATTGCTTCAGGTGTCCGTTCAGCGATGCCGCATGGTGTGGCAAGTGATAAAGTAATCGAAGAAGGTGATATCATCACACTTGATTATGGTTGTTATTATAAAGGCTATAGTTCAGATATGACGCGGACCATTGCTGTAGGAAGTATTGATCCAAAACTGGAAGAAATATATCACATTGTTTTAGAAGCCCATGAACGTGTTAATCAAGGCGCCAAAGCAGGTATGACTGGAAAAGAAGTCGATGCTTTAGCCAGAGATTATATAACTGAGAAAGGTTATGGTGATTATTTTGGTCATAGCACTGGTCATGGACTAGGTCTTGATGTCCATGAATTGCCAGCTGTATCCTTCAAGAACGAAAATCCACTTCAAGAAAACATGGTTATTACCAATGAGCCAGGTATCTATATTGAAGGTCTTGGTGGCGTACGTATTGAAAATGACTTAATTGTTCATGCTGATTCAGTTGAACAATTGAATCATAGTCCAAAACATTTAATTATAATTTAA
- a CDS encoding Asp23/Gls24 family envelope stress response protein: MPKSNTTPFEMDQNPAGEINITLSVLETIAAKAASEVEGVNKMHSSFQKEVGGFFGMDRERMGATVKRDGNNLSIDVQIHLQYGYSVPDVAFKVQERVKEQILFMTDLVVQEVNVHVVSIDTNPNRETAYLNLDDELGE; encoded by the coding sequence ATGCCTAAGTCTAACACAACTCCATTTGAGATGGATCAAAATCCAGCTGGAGAAATTAACATTACCCTAAGCGTCTTAGAAACAATTGCTGCCAAAGCGGCTTCTGAAGTGGAAGGTGTCAATAAAATGCACTCATCCTTTCAAAAAGAAGTGGGGGGTTTCTTTGGTATGGACCGTGAACGTATGGGAGCAACGGTAAAAAGAGATGGCAACAATTTATCGATTGATGTTCAGATTCATTTACAATATGGCTATTCAGTACCAGATGTTGCATTTAAAGTACAAGAACGTGTTAAAGAACAAATTCTCTTCATGACCGATTTAGTTGTTCAAGAAGTCAACGTTCATGTTGTGTCCATCGATACGAATCCTAATCGTGAAACAGCCTATTTAAACTTAGATGATGAATTAGGTGAGTAA
- the nusB gene encoding transcription antitermination factor NusB, producing MTKADPSKLRQARILAVQTLFQFVAPSDELTKDEAIEFALLAGNDPEKGYDSIPDDYFYELVDGVIANQPQIDEAISKYLTNWNFDRVTALDLTILRLAFYEIQFKENPVPIKVAINEAIEVSKVFSDDKSRRFISGILGKLSQSVD from the coding sequence TTGACAAAAGCTGATCCTAGTAAATTGAGACAAGCCCGCATCTTAGCGGTTCAAACTTTGTTTCAATTTGTAGCGCCATCTGATGAACTTACCAAAGATGAAGCCATTGAATTTGCTCTTCTAGCAGGAAATGATCCCGAAAAAGGCTATGATTCAATTCCAGATGATTATTTTTACGAATTAGTGGATGGTGTTATCGCGAATCAACCACAAATAGATGAAGCTATCTCAAAATATTTAACTAACTGGAATTTTGATCGTGTAACAGCTTTAGATTTAACGATCTTGCGACTGGCTTTTTATGAAATTCAATTTAAAGAAAATCCCGTGCCGATAAAAGTTGCGATTAATGAAGCCATTGAAGTCTCAAAAGTATTCAGTGACGACAAATCACGCCGTTTTATCAGTGGGATTTTAGGTAAATTAAGCCAATCGGTCGATTAA
- a CDS encoding lactococcin 972 family bacteriocin codes for MNKIKHFTISMLLIVSIVFTGTALAATVYPPEGGKWNYGVGWNGTFGYSDYLQSSRRHSSTVKDNETGESNKSIAGAGVWSQAKLSKFPPTGLSYFYNIE; via the coding sequence ATGAATAAAATCAAACATTTTACTATTTCAATGTTATTAATAGTAAGTATTGTTTTTACTGGCACAGCACTAGCAGCAACTGTTTATCCTCCTGAAGGTGGTAAATGGAATTATGGCGTAGGATGGAATGGTACTTTTGGGTATTCTGATTATTTGCAAAGTAGTCGTAGACATTCATCAACTGTAAAAGATAATGAAACGGGAGAAAGCAACAAATCAATTGCTGGAGCTGGAGTTTGGTCACAAGCTAAATTAAGTAAATTCCCTCCAACTGGTCTAAGTTATTTCTATAACATTGAATAA
- a CDS encoding DUF1430 domain-containing protein gives MKTIIKAIFVLLLVVPTLMLMNLFQTNDYERLQTIEQTEFSENFYLTDASQTIDEVLNEFAELSEINTVNIFKTDSSDGAIVKSVMYNEQSFPTENFGIPTETLFENTSDVYTSFAEDRNNMIPVFSSRNKIILQTLENNYLDTSKSVNGIYTVVANNNEDLDQTMDSLSEFFAIDKSQLTSPPFKGKVGYININLILMVVVFCLAFLILLLFITYYPIKEIKAIGVMKLHGYSSHKIIFQLIKEPLLIGLVACIILSVVIFSTINYIPEKFVLALLLTYFLVFQLFLLLNLAGYFLIRNVTISSMLNGFSNFKSGVILSYMIKIGLVAIITLIFINLSLTFDAVKEQSDYVANWEKEGDFLTVENYRLDGDSAQNELLSDDAFDAVFYDLFVRLEEETNAYYVHGLEINPIQNFSALESYSSFTTTDSYNVMLVNHHYLDSINMSYPELDSNIHQFLIPENLRNEDEKIRLLCQSLVYYFSSSNQVEDMIISEIPVQLFYYQSDYQVFPFNSMLSEAFENPIFSIVNLDNIRDFDKAILANTGENNPIKINNTLENRLISENIFADIYNEHDVMINLSSLNVITQAMRDSFITGMNYYIIIIVILIVLNLFSSAFLFATIIQSVKKELAVKKFLGIKVLDRYKWPLLSYVLLYLIQMLMMLILSHSVWILLAVLLSIAIDFLVVLVFIHYLEQKSLVLALKEQ, from the coding sequence TTGAAAACGATAATCAAAGCAATTTTTGTTTTATTACTTGTGGTACCAACATTAATGCTAATGAATCTATTTCAAACGAATGATTATGAACGATTGCAAACTATTGAACAGACTGAATTTTCGGAGAATTTTTATTTAACAGATGCAAGTCAAACAATCGATGAAGTATTGAATGAATTTGCTGAACTCAGCGAGATAAATACAGTTAATATTTTTAAAACGGATAGTTCTGATGGAGCTATAGTTAAATCCGTTATGTATAATGAGCAGAGTTTTCCGACTGAAAATTTCGGTATTCCAACGGAAACTTTATTTGAAAATACAAGTGATGTATATACCAGTTTTGCTGAGGATAGGAATAATATGATTCCAGTATTCTCTAGTCGAAATAAGATCATTCTTCAAACATTAGAGAACAACTACTTAGATACTAGTAAATCAGTCAATGGAATCTATACAGTTGTTGCTAACAATAATGAAGATTTAGATCAAACAATGGATAGCTTAAGTGAGTTTTTTGCTATAGATAAATCACAGCTAACTAGCCCACCTTTTAAGGGTAAAGTAGGATATATCAATATAAATCTTATACTTATGGTGGTTGTTTTTTGTCTAGCATTTTTAATTTTATTGTTATTTATTACTTACTATCCTATAAAAGAAATAAAAGCAATTGGTGTAATGAAATTGCACGGTTATAGTTCACACAAGATAATTTTTCAACTCATTAAAGAACCACTATTGATTGGTCTTGTAGCTTGTATCATACTATCAGTTGTTATTTTTTCTACAATCAATTATATTCCAGAAAAATTTGTTCTAGCTTTATTATTAACATATTTTTTAGTTTTTCAATTATTTTTATTACTAAATTTAGCAGGTTACTTCCTCATTAGAAATGTGACAATTTCTAGTATGTTAAACGGCTTTTCTAATTTCAAAAGTGGTGTCATTTTAAGCTATATGATTAAAATTGGTCTTGTTGCTATCATTACCCTTATTTTTATTAATCTTTCATTAACTTTTGATGCAGTTAAAGAACAGTCTGATTATGTTGCCAATTGGGAAAAAGAAGGGGATTTTTTAACTGTAGAAAATTATCGTTTGGATGGGGATAGTGCTCAAAATGAGTTATTGAGTGACGATGCCTTTGACGCTGTTTTTTATGATCTATTCGTAAGACTTGAAGAAGAAACAAATGCCTATTATGTGCATGGCTTAGAGATTAATCCTATTCAAAACTTTTCTGCTTTAGAATCATATTCTTCTTTTACCACAACGGATAGCTATAATGTTATGCTCGTTAATCATCATTATTTAGATTCAATTAATATGAGCTATCCAGAGCTCGATTCGAATATACATCAGTTTTTAATACCCGAAAATCTAAGGAATGAAGACGAGAAAATACGATTATTATGTCAAAGTTTAGTTTACTATTTTTCGTCTTCCAATCAAGTTGAAGACATGATTATTTCTGAAATTCCTGTTCAATTATTCTATTATCAATCAGATTATCAAGTTTTTCCTTTCAATTCAATGTTATCTGAAGCTTTTGAAAACCCTATTTTCTCAATAGTTAATCTAGATAATATAAGGGATTTTGACAAAGCGATATTAGCAAATACTGGAGAAAACAATCCTATTAAAATCAATAATACTCTCGAGAACAGATTAATTTCTGAAAACATTTTTGCAGATATATATAACGAACATGATGTAATGATTAATTTATCATCATTAAACGTGATTACGCAGGCGATGAGAGACTCATTCATTACGGGGATGAATTATTACATTATCATTATTGTCATATTAATTGTTTTGAACCTGTTTTCATCTGCCTTTTTATTTGCAACAATTATTCAAAGTGTAAAAAAAGAACTAGCTGTTAAGAAATTTTTAGGAATAAAAGTGCTGGATCGATATAAATGGCCTTTATTGAGTTATGTATTGCTTTATTTGATTCAGATGTTAATGATGCTGATATTGAGTCACTCTGTTTGGATTTTACTTGCAGTCCTTTTATCAATAGCTATTGATTTTCTAGTCGTACTAGTTTTCATCCACTATTTAGAGCAAAAAAGTTTAGTGTTAGCTCTGAAAGAACAATAA
- a CDS encoding ABC transporter ATP-binding protein — MIELKNINKAFGSKAILVNVNLNIESGEMIALIGQSGSGKSTLLNIIGLIEPFDSGELIFNGIKNIKVNSSKSQAIIRDHISYLFQNYALVDNETVYYNLELALKYAKKSKNEKNSIISNILMKVGLADTENKKIYELSGGEQQRIAIARAFIKPSDLVLADEPTGSLDAENRDNVLKLIIELNKSGKTVIIVTHDNYVAQACSRIVDIHSIQTIK; from the coding sequence ATGATTGAATTAAAGAATATCAATAAAGCGTTTGGTTCAAAAGCAATTTTAGTTAATGTAAATTTGAATATAGAAAGTGGAGAAATGATCGCTTTAATTGGACAAAGTGGATCAGGGAAATCAACACTATTAAATATCATTGGCTTAATCGAACCGTTTGATTCAGGCGAACTTATCTTTAATGGCATTAAAAATATCAAAGTTAATTCATCGAAATCTCAAGCAATCATTAGGGACCATATTAGTTATCTGTTTCAAAATTATGCTCTGGTCGATAATGAGACCGTGTATTATAATTTAGAATTAGCTTTGAAATACGCCAAAAAATCAAAGAACGAAAAGAATAGCATTATTTCAAATATATTAATGAAAGTAGGATTAGCAGATACTGAAAATAAAAAGATTTACGAATTATCTGGTGGTGAACAACAAAGAATTGCGATTGCTAGAGCGTTTATCAAACCTAGCGATTTAGTTTTAGCTGATGAGCCAACTGGATCTCTTGACGCTGAAAATCGAGATAATGTTTTAAAACTAATTATTGAATTAAACAAAAGTGGTAAAACTGTAATCATCGTCACCCACGATAATTATGTAGCTCAAGCCTGTTCAAGGATTGTGGATATCCATTCTATTCAAACCATAAAATAG
- a CDS encoding ABC transporter ATP-binding protein has product MLRIWKLMDKKNLIKIFLLILFEATMFMLLPTLASDILNYSVVDGNPQTVWLIGIIMLILNVLALVLAFISVKMSAKESQGLGHKLRMDMFERIMAFSQEDMAKFGTSTLITRTTNDVMQIQLVTQMIIRLIILSPVIMIVSVFFAYQRESQLAWVFAITLPLILIVVGIILYFASPIFRSIQKKTDRLNKVFREGLTGIRVIRAFNTTEYEEQRFDDANIDFRNASIKANSIMAFMLPGMLLVMAVSNSLIFLNGANLISVGEMEVGNLIAFVQYGVQILNSVLQVAFLLFFLPRAQVSAERILEVIDTEPSIEDLTKEVDVLDDKEVTLAFEHVDFGFPGAERPAIEDINFSASKGETIAIIGGTGSGKTTIANLIPRLYEASKGKVRVNGVNVKNVRQEELRSKIGFAPQKALLFSGTIRSNMQYGKNDATDAEIWKALEIAQADFVKELDDLLDAKVDQGGVNFSGGQRQRLSIARTIISQPDIFVFDDTFSALDFKTDANLRKALKPITRDAITIIIAQRVNTVIDADRILVLENGKIVGEGTHQSLLAENAVYQDIVASQMKGENR; this is encoded by the coding sequence ATGTTAAGAATATGGAAATTGATGGATAAAAAAAATCTTATCAAAATATTCCTGCTAATTTTATTTGAAGCAACGATGTTCATGCTACTACCCACACTCGCTTCAGATATATTAAATTATAGTGTGGTGGATGGTAACCCTCAGACTGTTTGGCTGATTGGGATTATTATGCTTATCCTAAATGTACTTGCTTTAGTCTTAGCCTTTATTAGTGTTAAAATGAGTGCTAAAGAATCACAAGGCTTAGGTCATAAATTGCGGATGGATATGTTTGAAAGAATCATGGCGTTCTCACAAGAGGATATGGCAAAATTTGGGACGTCAACCTTAATCACACGGACTACCAATGATGTGATGCAAATACAATTAGTCACGCAAATGATTATTCGATTAATTATTTTATCGCCTGTCATCATGATAGTATCGGTATTTTTTGCCTATCAAAGAGAATCACAACTGGCTTGGGTTTTCGCAATTACTCTACCCTTAATCCTAATCGTTGTAGGTATTATCCTCTACTTTGCTAGTCCTATCTTCCGTTCAATACAAAAGAAAACCGACCGTTTAAATAAAGTTTTTCGTGAAGGATTGACTGGGATTCGTGTTATTCGAGCATTCAATACGACTGAATATGAAGAGCAACGTTTTGACGATGCCAATATCGATTTTCGAAACGCATCGATTAAAGCCAATTCAATTATGGCCTTTATGTTGCCGGGAATGTTGCTAGTAATGGCTGTTTCCAATTCACTCATATTTTTAAATGGTGCTAATTTAATTAGTGTTGGCGAGATGGAAGTTGGGAATTTGATTGCTTTTGTTCAATATGGTGTTCAAATTTTGAACAGTGTGTTACAAGTAGCCTTTTTACTCTTTTTCTTACCTAGAGCCCAAGTTTCCGCTGAACGTATTTTAGAAGTGATTGATACTGAACCTTCGATAGAAGATTTAACCAAAGAAGTGGATGTTTTAGACGATAAAGAAGTTACCTTAGCCTTTGAACATGTCGATTTTGGCTTTCCAGGAGCTGAACGTCCAGCCATCGAAGACATTAATTTCTCAGCTTCTAAAGGCGAAACGATTGCGATTATCGGAGGAACAGGTTCAGGGAAAACAACTATTGCCAACCTCATTCCCCGTCTATATGAGGCCAGTAAAGGGAAAGTTCGTGTCAATGGTGTCAATGTAAAAAACGTCCGTCAAGAAGAGTTACGTTCTAAAATAGGTTTTGCCCCTCAAAAAGCTTTATTATTTTCAGGTACAATTCGTTCAAATATGCAATATGGTAAAAATGATGCCACTGATGCAGAAATCTGGAAAGCCTTAGAAATTGCACAAGCTGATTTTGTTAAAGAACTCGATGATCTCTTAGATGCAAAAGTTGACCAAGGTGGGGTTAATTTCTCAGGTGGACAACGACAACGACTAAGTATTGCACGAACGATTATTAGTCAACCAGACATATTTGTTTTTGATGATACATTCTCAGCACTGGACTTTAAGACGGATGCCAATCTTAGAAAAGCCCTAAAGCCTATCACGCGTGATGCAATCACTATTATCATTGCTCAAAGAGTCAATACCGTCATTGATGCCGATCGCATTTTAGTATTAGAAAATGGAAAAATTGTTGGTGAAGGTACCCATCAATCATTATTGGCAGAAAATGCGGTTTATCAAGATATTGTCGCATCACAAATGAAAGGAGAGAATAGATAA